The Hydrogenispora ethanolica genome includes a region encoding these proteins:
- a CDS encoding DUF6385 domain-containing protein, producing MPNFKIFQDNPDQVRIKIYGGNNTAFNTDSSGNLSITSTGLAITAPANGLTVTAPSGGLSITPPTNGLAITSTGLAITAPANGLTVTAPSSGLSITPPTNGLAITSTGLAITAPANGLTVTAPSSGLSITPPTGGLLITSAGLAVQSTLATTDVSAVRPNFTNTAGSPDTTYNVLSLSEYTFGLVNSSLAANAQAVAKLQVSPDATSWVDNTSYVTLNVGDVTGLVSTVFLKYARVYYAAVNAASAVTLNIFFQGHS from the coding sequence ATGCCCAACTTTAAAATCTTCCAGGATAATCCCGATCAAGTCCGCATCAAAATCTATGGCGGGAACAATACCGCTTTCAATACCGATTCTTCCGGCAATCTCAGCATCACCAGCACGGGTTTGGCGATCACCGCCCCGGCTAACGGCTTGACCGTCACCGCTCCGTCCGGCGGCCTGTCGATTACTCCGCCCACCAATGGCTTGGCCATCACCAGCACGGGTTTGGCGATCACCGCCCCGGCTAACGGCTTGACCGTCACCGCTCCATCCAGCGGTCTGTCGATCACTCCGCCCACCAATGGCTTAGCCATCACCAGCACGGGTTTGGCGATCACCGCCCCGGCTAACGGCTTGACCGTCACCGCCCCATCCAGCGGTCTGTCGATCACTCCGCCCACCGGCGGTCTGTTGATCACCAGTGCGGGTCTGGCGGTCCAATCTACGCTGGCTACCACCGACGTTTCGGCGGTTCGCCCCAATTTTACGAATACCGCCGGCTCTCCGGATACCACCTACAATGTTCTTAGTTTATCGGAGTACACTTTTGGGCTGGTCAACTCTTCGTTGGCCGCCAACGCTCAAGCCGTGGCAAAGCTCCAGGTCAGTCCGGACGCCACCAGCTGGGTCGACAATACCAGCTATGTCACGCTGAATGTCGGCGATGTCACGGGACTGGTTTCGACGGTATTCCTCAAATACGCCCGGGTGTACTACGCGGCGGTGAACGCCGCCAGCGCGGTTACGCTCAACATCTTCTTCCAGGGCCATAGTTAA
- a CDS encoding TPR domain-containing glycosyltransferase codes for MSTVSLCMIVKNEADNLPRCLKSTAGAVDELIVVDTGSTDNSLEIAKSFGARVSSFPWNGNFSAARNASLANASGDWILFLDADEELTPESARILRQITATPAVEGYFVKILNYLGNENWNEVCPDLVFRLFRNRPAYRFRGAIHEQIVDVILEQNQTARYQTAENLIIRHYGYLNQAIEAKDKKNRNLRLIQAELERDPQNRLLRYHYGVELYRAERFDEAAVELHQAANGIDPAAIYLPKLLRYLVLAYQGAGCPEQALETVRIGLSLFPNYADLYYYGGLSHLEQRDYVQAYHAFRQAAAMPEQPCYYASFSGIRGFRAYYQLGQLAEVFLNPEEALKYYIHSLGDNPAFAPALRSIVRLLKPQDDPEYARQCLEKICDFCTPQAQLWLGQILFQESAYALALQYLESGSAGPQVPGEVKLWRAICLCQQRRFLEALHLLKEFPPADPLYPLALLNQLLCFWIQGNRRKTLSLARQLQTLGLSEDTAAVISLLTHVLPQQQKIFELTDSQGQPIFLAWAKRLLKRGQDSGKPAKTAGVRLGPDGISLLLDILLRLIDLNESALAESLLNRLDPEVLSGQAGAIGQLYYRYQRLDEACQYLRFYAETHPESAAALYDLAEVERDRGNAIHAETLYRQALALDPKEPRFYIALIRLYQKLRRELLEEAVAQFPEIPVLQKLLREAQEQ; via the coding sequence ATGAGCACCGTCAGTCTATGTATGATTGTCAAAAATGAAGCGGATAACCTGCCCCGGTGCCTGAAAAGCACGGCCGGGGCGGTTGATGAACTGATTGTGGTGGACACCGGATCTACCGATAATTCGCTGGAGATTGCGAAAAGTTTTGGAGCCCGGGTCAGCTCCTTTCCCTGGAATGGCAATTTTAGTGCGGCGCGGAACGCTTCCCTAGCGAATGCTTCCGGAGACTGGATCCTGTTCCTGGACGCCGATGAGGAACTAACGCCGGAGAGCGCCCGGATCTTGCGCCAAATCACGGCCACTCCTGCGGTGGAAGGCTATTTTGTCAAGATCCTCAATTATTTGGGGAACGAGAATTGGAACGAAGTCTGCCCGGACCTCGTTTTCCGGCTTTTTCGGAACCGGCCGGCTTACCGGTTTCGGGGCGCCATTCACGAACAGATCGTGGATGTCATCCTCGAACAGAATCAAACGGCGCGTTATCAAACGGCCGAAAATTTGATAATCCGCCATTACGGCTACCTAAACCAGGCGATTGAGGCCAAGGATAAAAAAAACCGTAACCTGCGCCTGATCCAAGCGGAGCTGGAAAGAGATCCCCAGAATCGCTTGCTCCGCTATCACTACGGCGTGGAGCTGTACCGGGCGGAGCGTTTTGACGAGGCTGCCGTCGAGCTGCATCAAGCCGCCAATGGAATTGACCCTGCCGCCATTTACCTGCCCAAACTCCTGCGCTACCTCGTCTTGGCCTATCAAGGAGCCGGCTGTCCCGAGCAGGCATTGGAGACCGTCCGGATCGGGCTATCGCTCTTTCCAAACTATGCCGATCTTTATTATTACGGCGGATTAAGCCATCTTGAGCAACGCGACTATGTCCAGGCTTACCATGCCTTCCGGCAAGCCGCCGCCATGCCCGAACAACCTTGCTACTACGCGTCGTTCAGCGGCATTCGCGGCTTCCGGGCCTATTATCAGCTGGGGCAACTGGCTGAGGTCTTCCTCAACCCCGAAGAAGCGTTAAAGTATTACATTCATAGCTTAGGCGATAATCCCGCCTTTGCCCCGGCGCTCCGGAGCATCGTGCGGCTGCTCAAGCCTCAGGATGACCCGGAGTACGCCCGGCAATGCCTGGAGAAGATCTGCGATTTCTGTACCCCCCAGGCTCAGCTCTGGTTGGGGCAGATTCTGTTTCAGGAGTCCGCTTACGCCCTGGCATTACAATATTTGGAATCCGGATCGGCCGGACCCCAAGTGCCGGGAGAAGTAAAATTATGGCGGGCGATCTGCCTCTGCCAGCAACGCCGTTTTTTAGAAGCGCTCCATCTTTTGAAGGAGTTTCCGCCAGCGGATCCCCTCTATCCGCTGGCCCTGCTCAATCAATTACTCTGCTTTTGGATTCAGGGAAACCGCCGCAAAACGCTTTCCCTGGCCCGTCAGCTCCAGACTCTGGGTTTATCCGAAGATACCGCGGCTGTGATCAGTCTGCTCACGCATGTCCTGCCGCAGCAGCAAAAGATCTTCGAATTGACGGATAGCCAAGGCCAGCCTATCTTTTTGGCCTGGGCCAAACGGCTCTTAAAAAGGGGCCAGGATTCCGGGAAACCAGCCAAAACCGCCGGAGTTCGCCTGGGACCGGACGGCATCTCCCTGCTCCTGGATATCCTGCTCCGCTTGATCGACTTGAATGAATCTGCCCTGGCCGAATCCCTGCTAAACCGGCTGGACCCGGAGGTGCTGAGCGGCCAGGCCGGTGCCATTGGACAGCTGTACTATCGCTACCAGCGTTTGGATGAGGCTTGTCAATATCTCCGGTTTTATGCCGAAACCCATCCCGAGTCGGCCGCGGCCCTTTATGACCTGGCTGAAGTGGAACGGGATCGCGGCAATGCCATTCATGCCGAAACGCTCTACCGGCAGGCTTTGGCGCTGGATCCCAAAGAGCCGCGGTTTTATATCGCCTTGATCCGGCTTTACCAAAAACTCCGGCGGGAGCTGCTGGAAGAGGCCGTTGCACAGTTTCCGGAGATTCCGGTC
- a CDS encoding DUF6385 domain-containing protein, whose protein sequence is MARLTAQTIVETPLDLALEQLKDWHVTPLEIAAIPHGGYLTMEGSVRLEVECLEPAGVIIHRWRDLPFSLLVPAKECCCEAQLRVDCKPPAVNYRADGSALRLAITLHFEIQILKEACVTNSELYPRRGVEISGHRDWTQNATVTSADSLQTVLTESMADYFQMSYCVMNRHPVNSALIGLEISPDGREWLADSLELPLGPGRKNILVPEHFLRFIRLTYRSAEPGRPVVLDVWFQAQA, encoded by the coding sequence TTGGCGCGATTGACCGCGCAAACAATCGTTGAAACCCCACTCGATTTGGCGCTCGAGCAGCTGAAAGACTGGCACGTCACCCCGCTTGAAATTGCCGCGATTCCCCATGGCGGCTATTTGACCATGGAGGGTTCGGTCCGATTGGAGGTGGAGTGTCTGGAGCCCGCCGGGGTGATTATCCATCGATGGCGGGATCTTCCCTTCTCGCTGCTCGTTCCGGCCAAGGAATGCTGCTGCGAAGCTCAGCTCAGAGTCGACTGCAAACCTCCGGCGGTGAATTACCGTGCGGATGGGTCAGCGCTGCGACTGGCTATTACCTTGCATTTCGAAATCCAGATTCTAAAGGAGGCATGCGTCACGAATTCGGAGCTATATCCGCGCCGCGGCGTCGAGATTTCCGGGCATCGCGATTGGACCCAAAATGCCACGGTGACGAGCGCCGATTCGCTGCAAACGGTTTTGACCGAATCGATGGCCGACTATTTCCAAATGAGCTATTGCGTGATGAACCGGCATCCTGTAAACAGCGCCTTGATTGGACTGGAGATCAGCCCCGACGGCCGGGAATGGCTGGCCGATTCGTTGGAGCTGCCGCTCGGGCCCGGCCGGAAAAACATCTTGGTTCCGGAGCATTTTTTGCGGTTCATCCGCTTAACTTACCGTTCGGCCGAGCCCGGACGCCCCGTGGTTCTGGATGTTTGGTTTCAGGCGCAAGCCTAG